In Sphingomonas sp. LR60, the following are encoded in one genomic region:
- a CDS encoding tryptophan halogenase family protein, with protein MGNTADGADHPVRRIVVVGGGSAGWISACRVAAATRRSGSDVTVTLVESAHVPTVGVGEGTWPTMRNTLAKIGLSETAFVRGCDAAFKQGARFVGWADGGAGDAYYHPLNPPAGATEVDLAPYWQQQPGGADFAEWADFQATLCDAGRAPKAITMPEYAGQANYAYHLDAGKFATLLHDHATAALGVTHVVGDIVRAEMAANGDIAGVVLADGRTIAGDLFVDCSGFAALLIGGVYDVPFRSCRDVMFADRAVAMQVPYDDPDDPVTCHTIATAQSAGWIWDIGLWTRRGIGHVYSSAHQSDDAAEAALRRYIGPAAEKLSARVLRIDAGHRERFWQNNCVAVGLSAGFVEPLEASALMLIEASMDAIADRLPRTRSAIDIAARQFNAAFTHHWARIVEFLKLHYAITRRTDSAFWRDHADPATWPDGLAERLALWRDHSPAPQDFDHAREVFGWPSYQYVLHGMNYPTRYSHAGAAPEAALVQRWITRNERMRADAMQRLPKHRDLLRAVREHGMQAI; from the coding sequence ATGGGCAACACTGCCGATGGCGCAGACCATCCGGTGCGGCGGATCGTCGTTGTCGGGGGCGGCTCGGCGGGATGGATCTCGGCCTGTCGAGTGGCCGCGGCGACGCGTCGGAGCGGCAGCGACGTGACCGTGACGCTGGTGGAGTCAGCGCATGTGCCGACCGTCGGGGTCGGCGAGGGCACCTGGCCGACGATGCGCAACACGCTCGCCAAGATCGGCCTGTCGGAAACCGCCTTCGTGCGTGGCTGCGATGCCGCATTCAAACAGGGTGCGCGTTTCGTCGGCTGGGCGGACGGCGGCGCGGGCGACGCTTACTATCATCCGCTCAACCCGCCGGCGGGCGCGACCGAGGTCGATCTCGCTCCGTATTGGCAGCAGCAGCCGGGCGGCGCGGACTTCGCCGAATGGGCCGACTTCCAGGCGACGCTGTGCGACGCGGGGCGCGCGCCCAAGGCAATCACCATGCCCGAATATGCCGGGCAGGCGAATTACGCCTACCACCTCGACGCCGGCAAGTTCGCCACCCTGTTGCACGATCATGCCACCGCCGCGCTCGGGGTCACGCATGTCGTCGGCGACATCGTGCGCGCCGAGATGGCGGCCAATGGCGACATTGCGGGCGTGGTACTGGCGGATGGAAGGACGATCGCGGGTGACCTGTTCGTCGACTGTTCGGGCTTCGCCGCGCTGCTGATCGGTGGCGTCTACGACGTGCCCTTCCGCTCGTGCCGCGACGTGATGTTCGCCGATCGAGCGGTGGCGATGCAGGTGCCGTATGACGATCCCGACGACCCCGTTACCTGCCATACGATCGCCACCGCGCAGTCCGCGGGCTGGATCTGGGACATCGGGCTGTGGACGCGTCGCGGGATCGGCCATGTCTATAGCAGCGCGCACCAGAGCGACGATGCCGCGGAGGCGGCGTTGCGCCGCTACATCGGGCCGGCGGCGGAGAAACTGTCGGCACGGGTGCTGCGCATCGACGCCGGGCATCGCGAACGCTTCTGGCAGAACAATTGCGTTGCCGTCGGGCTGTCGGCGGGGTTCGTCGAGCCGCTGGAGGCGTCGGCGCTGATGCTGATCGAGGCGTCGATGGACGCGATCGCCGACCGGTTGCCGCGCACGCGCAGCGCGATCGACATCGCCGCACGTCAGTTCAACGCCGCCTTCACGCATCATTGGGCGCGGATCGTCGAGTTCCTCAAGCTGCATTATGCGATCACGCGGCGCACCGACAGCGCGTTCTGGCGCGACCATGCCGATCCGGCGACCTGGCCCGACGGGCTTGCGGAGCGGCTGGCGCTCTGGCGCGACCATTCGCCCGCACCGCAGGATTTCGACCATGCGCGTGAGGTGTTCGGCTGGCCGAGCTATCAATATGTGCTGCACGGCATGAACTATCCGACCCGCTATTCGCACGCCGGTGCGGCCCCCGAGGCGGCACTCGT